The region CTGAAGCAGCTCAACCAGCAGCGCCACCAGGAGCTTTTCTGCGACTGCAATGTGCTGGTGGAGGGCCAGCTCTTCAGGGCCCACCGCAATGTCCTGTTTGCCAGCAGCGGCTACTTCCGCATGCTGCTGTCCCAGGGGCCGGACGGGCTGCTCGACACTGTCAGCGCCACCTTTGACGTTTTTAGCCCGGAGACCTTCACCGTCATCCTAGATTTCATCTACACCGGCCAGCTCGACCTCTACAGTCACAACGTGATTGAGGTCATGTCTGCAGCCAGCTACTTACAGATGAACAATGTCATCAACTACTGCAAGAACTTCATCAAATCCTCCCTGGACATCAGCGTGAAAGAAGAAGAGAGTGAACGCTGCATCAACCTGTCTGAGACCTGTAGCTTTAccagtggaggaggagaggagtccACAGAGCACCAACAGCAACGGtcctgctccgtcagccccCCACCCGCGCTCTGGACCCGAGACAATTCTCGATCCCAAACTGGGTTTTTGGGgaaagacctggaccaggattcTTCTACCTCAGCCATGAAGACTGATCCAAACAGCCCTACTAATGAGCTCATTGCAGAGGGAGATGAGCTGCAGGATCCTCAGGACCCTCTGTACACTTTACCGGGATTGGAGCGCCGGCGCGGGAAAGGGGGGACTAAACGGAGAGCGCCCAATAGCATTCACTCCGGCCAACCGGACGACCTGGACATCGAGGAGGCGAGAACACTAAAAGCTGAAAAGGCCGAGGAGCTTTATGCCTCACTACCCCCGATCGTAGGTGTCATTGGACACTTTAATAAAGGTGTGTTGGATATATGTGCAATCAGAAGCTTGTTTACCTTTTAGAGAAGTTGGGGGAAAAGTTTATaatcaggggtgcagatccgatgtcaggattgggggggacaccaacgtgattttaatttttaattttttgccgatatgcaactcataccatgccatgaATTGGTAAAGattcgccaaaaaatactgcacagggaatcatttattgtgcttacctttcttgtttttttgtcctaaacagccaacagtgtgtgtcactgcttacttaactgttatattcgtaaatcagAATTTTAAGGgatttgggcatgtagtgtctactcatctcaaattcttctcaccatcttccttttatcctatgggactactttatgcacgatcaattgatatatggatgaaatatggagccctaaacaagttgtttaaactaactgattcaattcaattttcaattcaattttatttatatagcatctaatacaacagatgttgtctctagatgctttccagagatccagaacataaacagaaacagaaatataattataaatataaatataatcccccgagcaattattacataaagaatggcaggtaaaaactctcctagtgggagaaaagccttaagccacaCAGTggctgatcatgttttaacacagttatggtggtaaacagttctaaaaaaaaaaaaggacccattgctttcattctgtacacctcaaaacgcaccgtggatgtattatttttttagaaatatatttttaatacattttctacatattcaaccattaagtctgaaaatgcatttgttcaattttgaataatttagggtatttttattgggggggacaattcatgtttttcagaaattgggggggacatgtcccccccttcccccccgggatctgcacccatgttTATAATGCTgtgatatatttaaaaaatgcagCTTAGAAGAGGAAAATCGCAGTGTCTGAACTAGTTTTGTTTTTCCCTCTTTGCAGATTCCAACCCGGTAATGCGCTTCAAATGTCCCTTTTGTACACACACGGTGAAGAGGAAGGCTGACCTGAAGCGTCACCTGCGCTGTCACACGGGGGAAAGGCCATATCCCTGTCAGGCGTGCAACAAGCGCTTTACTCGCCTTGAGCATCTCCGCAGCCATTTTGAGACTGTAAGTCAATTCGCCACCAGGAGAAGGATATCAGCGTAGATGCAAAACTTCTGCATATTCATAAACGGTACTAAAAAAAGACTTCTATTACTATCAAGTGCACTTTTATCTGATCTTACTCTGTGTCTGCCTCTGCAGATTCATCAAGCCAGGAAGCTGGTCtgcaggaagtgtaagtgtCAGGTCACAGAGGAGACTGGGCATGTGGTTTGCGAGGGAACACGACGCTACCGCATGTGCGCTGCCTGCATCCAGGAAGTGGGCTGTGACGAGATCCCCATAGACAATCTAGAAGGGCCCAATGAGGAGCCAGCTCTGTTACTAGGTGTGGATGGGgaggaggaaacagacaccaaAATGAATTGGATGATGAATGATGACGATGACCTGGCTGAAGACTCGGGGGCTGACCTCATCATCCAACAAGTGGACGACAGTGATGAGGAGCTGCAGTAAAATGGGACTAAAGTGCGTGCAGATATGTTTACTCTGCATGTGTTTGTGCTCAAGCCATGAAAGATAATTTATGCATAAAAATATGAGAACCAGTAATGTAAATATACACATTTATGATGTATCAGTAGTCTGTTTGTTTAATGCAGCTGCTCAGTCTTTAATTGGAAGTAAGATTGTGTTGCAAATGGAGAGCTTTTTGTTGATCTTCTTAAAGATATGCAGTATTCAAAGCATGTatattcttctttttcctttggtTCCGTTAGGCATCACTTTTTACTAAATGTTTCTTTCCTCATGCATGAAGACCACAAGAACTTTACAGCCACTTGGAACTCTCTGTtggcatttaaaggagcatgaggctccttttaagaaataagactctctagcgccacccttcgccgcgacggccgttgggggtactgcagccaacagcgaagccggcacgggagaacggggagaacgtgcatgcagcgtcatgtgacgtcacatccgcaggacagcgcaggaaattcggcctccgaattgcagcacattttgcagcacacagcctgttcaaggcaatggagagatacgctagagggctcattctttttgatttggaacgcttcatctgacattattactagaaaacgtatacacattttttctgcctcaatcctgcctcatgctcctttaagccaaAGTGACACAGAATGGTTACTGATGTCCGTGAGTTAAAGAGAGTGAGAACAAAAGACTTCCCTCATACTCTTCAGTGTCTGTTGTTGCTGCTTTTAGTGGTTGGTTACATTATGCACTATTATATAAACATGTataatttattgttatttttaaactttttgactcattaaagatatttttatacagttattttattgttcatCCTGAAATGCAGCTGAGGtaaaaataagatttaaatgtcctctctctttttgtcttGTCTTGAAGAGGATAGCAGTCTCAGGCTGACGGGAATGTTTGAATGTTGGCACTTTTTCAGTGCAGAAATGAAGTGCTCTCTCATAAGGAAAATGAAAAGTAAAGATTCGACTCAACTTAAGCAGCAATATTTGTCATTACATTTTCAGTCATTCTCAAAAAAAGAAGTCCCCCCAGGCACAATTTTCTACACAAATGTTTGGGTTGCTTTGAATTAGACGTTTTGGTGTTTTGCCTATACTTCACTACTGAAAGACAAGTCAAGCTCCCCTGTGTTAAAGAAAACCACCCTCACAGCATACCTAAAAGTGTTGCAGTAAACTAAAAATGCAGTATAAAATGCATTTTATAGGAAAACCACAGAAGCATTAGCAATAAATATTGAGAATATTATAGGATCTGGTCCCTCTGACTGGTACATGTTATTAAACCATTAGACTGAACGTAATCCACATAGGCTTTTGTGAGCAGTGTGAGCAGGATGTTAATATTGCATATGCTAAGAGTAGGGCTCTACTCTGACCTGTTTACATATTTCATACATGCGTAATATATTAATTTCAGGAGTGGGGAGATGCTCAGTGAGAGGGAAAGTCACAAATGTACAAAGTTATCATGATGgtctcagttttttttcttaactttttctgttttgtaaTGAGTCATTTGAGACCCACTTATCAAACCTTATGAAAAGTTTTATTGGAGAAATGAAATATGGCACAACTGTTTGGATCCTATTTCATCTAAAACAAGAGGCCAGAGCCACGAGGCACAGCGGTATCATACACAGTGCTGTTTCCTcacaacaaccccccccccacacacacacacacattccagCAATAAGTAAAAAATGGACAAAGGTAAAAACATACATTTGTAGGTCGCTGGGTTCTGcgcgattgttttttttttattcaacaaaaTGGGTTGTGCCCCTAAAAAGGTTGAAAAACACTGTGTTAGGGTaactggtgattctaaatttccCATAGGAGAGAACGTGTGCAGATCCCCATGCCCCTAAATAGGAATTAGTAGGTATAggtaatggatggatgtatgaatgGGCATGTCAACTAAAATAGTTTGAAACCCTGATTAAATCTAATgttatgtattttattgtacaGTGTTATTGCAGTGTATTATATGAAATATTACAAAATAGAATAGATGGCCTATATGTACTTCAAAACTGTATTTAAGTAGCCATCTTCAGTCAATATTTCCTACTCAGTGACATCTTGTAATAATCTGAAGCATGTGGGTCTCACATGTTTCTATCTATCAAAAACAAAACCTACAATTTCCAGtatatctatttatctatctatgtgGAAAGGTGATGCTACTGATATCTCAGCACCAGTCTGGATTTAAGTATGAACTATGGGGAGAGGACATTTccaaaatattaataataaacaaatgtggttgCAGaagtaaaatgatttgtttcaaTATCATATGCAATTGATAACTTTTCTCTAACTGAATGTAAgaaatttatttattaagtGACTAGTTTAAAATTATTAAACAACAGTATTGAGTTTGAGGGAGTTTTTAAATTAGTTCCCCTTGGTTCCTCCAGCTCAGTGAAAAAGATTGTGCTGCCTTCTGGTAATCCTGGCTCACTCCTGACAGGCAAAGAATAcaactttttttatcatttgatTTTGAGAGTCAATAACTCCAATGACAAGTAAGCAAGCCAAAGTAGTCATCAGTGTATAGAAGTAGTAGTTTAAAATAACTCATCCTTAGTTATTTGTTACCTACCTTTTTTGTGATCATTAGTGGTTGTCATTTCTGtagcacatacaggactgtctcagaaaattagaatattgtgattttctgtaatgcaattactaaaacaaaaatgtcatacattctagattcattacaaatcaactgaaatattgcaagcattttattattttaatattgctgatcatggtttacagcttaagaaaactcaaatatcctatctcaaaaaattagaatattctgggaatcttaatcttaaactgtataaGCATAATCAGcaaaattaaaacaataaaaggctttaaatatttcagttgatgtgtaatgaatccagaatgtatgatatttttgtttttttaattgcattacagaaaataaagaactttatcacaatattctaattttctgagacagtcctgtaaagtgAATGACCAACTGCTATACAGGAGTTGGGTTCTTTGTATATCACATTTGTCACATATGAGCCTATTCCATCCAATCCCAATTAAATTTGGTAAGGTTTTTGTCAACATGACATTTTAAAAGCTTTACAAACGCTGTTTATTTCACCCACGTTATCTTGGTAGAAGCAATGTAATAACCAATGGCAATTAAGAAGGATCAATATT is a window of Cololabis saira isolate AMF1-May2022 chromosome 16, fColSai1.1, whole genome shotgun sequence DNA encoding:
- the zbtb8a gene encoding zinc finger and BTB domain-containing protein 8A isoform X2, whose amino-acid sequence is MDMVADLGATRLYRAAGESNHQQPQRWFNTADITVAHQSNLLKQLNQQRHQELFCDCNVLVEGQLFRAHRNVLFASSGYFRMLLSQGPDGLLDTVSATFDVFSPETFTVILDFIYTGQLDLYSHNVIEVMSAASYLQMNNVINYCKNFIKSSLDISVKEEESERCINLSETCSFTSGGGEESTEHQQQRSCSVSPPPALWTRDNSRSQTGFLGKDLDQDSSTSAMKTDPNSPTNELIAEGDELQDPQDPLYTLPGLERRRGKGGTKRRAPNSIHSGQPDDLDIEEARTLKAEKAEELYASLPPIVGVIGHFNKDSNPVMRFKCPFCTHTVKRKADLKRHLRCHTGERPYPCQACNKRFTRLEHLRSHFETVSQFATRRRISA
- the zbtb8a gene encoding zinc finger and BTB domain-containing protein 8A isoform X1, with amino-acid sequence MDMVADLGATRLYRAAGESNHQQPQRWFNTADITVAHQSNLLKQLNQQRHQELFCDCNVLVEGQLFRAHRNVLFASSGYFRMLLSQGPDGLLDTVSATFDVFSPETFTVILDFIYTGQLDLYSHNVIEVMSAASYLQMNNVINYCKNFIKSSLDISVKEEESERCINLSETCSFTSGGGEESTEHQQQRSCSVSPPPALWTRDNSRSQTGFLGKDLDQDSSTSAMKTDPNSPTNELIAEGDELQDPQDPLYTLPGLERRRGKGGTKRRAPNSIHSGQPDDLDIEEARTLKAEKAEELYASLPPIVGVIGHFNKDSNPVMRFKCPFCTHTVKRKADLKRHLRCHTGERPYPCQACNKRFTRLEHLRSHFETIHQARKLVCRKCKCQVTEETGHVVCEGTRRYRMCAACIQEVGCDEIPIDNLEGPNEEPALLLGVDGEEETDTKMNWMMNDDDDLAEDSGADLIIQQVDDSDEELQ